The Engystomops pustulosus chromosome 9, aEngPut4.maternal, whole genome shotgun sequence genome includes a window with the following:
- the SNAPC4 gene encoding snRNA-activating protein complex subunit 4 isoform X2, whose protein sequence is MNLVYQAVIQEKLQELELLISQNKVQQERLLWEIAGKRTELKSGKPYPANLAIGHFLKPYFKDKTSGLGPPANPEMMERSSYILKSFPELIIKKWRTTDNDDLTKAVLSDSLQRILQPKLLKLEYLQQKRDLAKSDLEKTILTKQIQDLEQEIDNINCLPEEKLLGQRTDDHDWEKISNVNLEGVHSAARLSKVWRNSLHPHVNKEPWGEEEIKKLQEIAEEHNFVNWEMIAEELGTNRTAFQCLQQFQTNNKDFKRKEFTKEEDEMLAHFVQRMRVGMHIPYRKISYFMEGREPMQLLHRWSKSLDPSLKKGHWSKEEDELLLKAVEKHGEKDWYKIRFEVPGRSDIQCRERYYKGLHKDIKKGKWSPEEEQKLILLTRKYGLGHWTKVGKEIKHRTGSQCLSKWKNMTGYFKGKKKPQRVNKAPNSASNPAPRKRPRKSTPHKRPLIKEEELSEEEDVSDISYESSSSTSESSGSDYSMRMSSCSSISSGSEDEEEEHASYMADDCNLEERRAATKFLDFMPALDSWVPRKQNLDLLCTKEQKINPTSLKVPRTNQRGRQGTYQLNTIMKGIAYPPSTDTVTENPQDFLLEAKSSGHQIVEISEDEARRILKWNTVFCEEKPVPKRALKKPTGDHVSYRRRKTPVDRQLLLAVTPWVGNIFLPIFTRYRSPWDKPLNADVMKKKLSSVTISSTPMFALLIRFFQINAGGCLQMIQLRKAQESQFMKNFKQGSHRRSTPVTMSPRSILASHTINASDVQTSPQPGSSRRRERSYALAPKPKTVYELLKEKRRQQDIAHRTPQNTAATSTSVIVSPQTVVNRPSIPAGQQPSPVPSTTLHNSVPFVTLPAHQALPTNNIISNQISTASSDPNKRQQNDAGKAVTSTQNATRNPCHRLPFVGSPGTVQVMPGSQVVASPQVVVSPRVVAAPQVFVSPQVVASQQLPVQLLQNVMNPASTTWILTPQGLVQIPVQALFPNLCQPVATRMPTVSRLSNVKAVDPSKIAESSNKVPETPTSRIVNHLPVGSSVATQLQSVQAANHPIPRPCPTLPPPSKAAQLALTPKKYPVVKIAKVLSTNKPNTGTGNVANSATPAPSQPTGVRSPPSCNDNKIDLSLVSLEDETSIKDWMRGNGNGETQKSSLAYLPPSSCTLKTFSRILLQKTTLEEKALKLVPRSDSRGEAELNRRKAVLDNMVEEKLKDNPAYNLLKQRFLSGFTFPGLLAAFPPPKSKPPMPVTRVEIKDEERELHMGDHGRQAEDNADGTAPGPNAPTQLNEAEVSNPEAQVTPMDVECEVAGNNRRQLRRRIVYHRSET, encoded by the exons TTCAGCAG GAACGATTGCTCTGGGAAATTGCTGGAAAGAGAACTGAGCTCAAGAGCGGAAAACCTTACCCAGCAAATCTGGCCATTGGTCATTTCTTAAAGCCATATTTTAAAGACAAAACCAGTGGACTG GGGCCTCCTGCCAATCCAGAGATGATGGAGAGATCTTCTTATATTCTAAAATCATTCCCTGAACTAATCATTAAAAAAT GGAGGACTACAGACAATGATGATCTAACAAAAGCAGTTTTGAGCGACAGCTTACAGCGGATACTTCAACCCAAGTTACTAAA ACTGGAATATCTGCAGCAGAAGCGGGATCTCGCCAAAAGTGATTTGGAAAAAACCATCCTTACAAAGCAGATCCAGGACCTGGAGCAAGAAATAGACAACATCAA CTGCCTTCCAGAGGAAAAGCTTTTGGGACAGCGAACCGATGACCATGACTGGGAGAAGATTTCCAATGTCAAT cttgagggAGTTCACAGCGCAGCAAGACTGAGTAAAGTTTGGAGGAACAGCCTGCACCCTCATGTCAACAAGGAGCCTTGGGGagaagaagaaataaaaaaattgcaaGAAATTGCGGAAGAACACAATTTCGTTAACTGGGAAATGATAGCGGAGGAGCTcggg ACAAATAGAACGGCCTTCCAGTGTCTCCAACAGTTCCAGACCAACAATAAAGATTTCAAGAGGAAAGAGTTCACCAAGGAAGAAGATGAGATGCTGGCGCACTTTGTCCAGCGAATGAGAGTGGGGATGCACATACCCTACCGCAAGA TTTCCTATTTTATGGAAGGCAGAGAGCCCATGCAGCTGCTTCATCGCTGGTCAAAGTCTTTGGATCCTTCTCTTAAGAAAGGACACTGGAGCAAAGAAGAAGATGAG CTGTTATTAAAAGCTGTGGAAAAGCATGGAGAGAAAGACTGGTACAAAATACGATTTGAGGTACCTGGAAGGTCGGATATCCAATGTCGGGAAAG GTATTACAAGGGTCTTCACAAGGACATCAAAAAGGGCAAATGGAGCCCAGAAGAAGAACAAAAACTAATTCTGCTGACCAGAAAGTATGGTTTAG gTCATTGGACTAAGGTTGGCAAAGAGATAAAACACCGGACGGGCTCCCAGTGTCTGAGTAAATGGAAGAATATGACTGGTTACTTCAAG gggaaaaaaaaaccacaGAGAGTAAATAAAGCACCAAATTCAGCATCAAATCCAGCGCCTCGGAAAAGGCCACGAAAATCAACGCCACATAAGAGACCATTAATAAAAGAGGAGGAACTGAGTGAAGAAGAAGACGTCAGCGATATCAGCTATGAAAGTAGCAGCAGCACCTCGGAAAGCAGCGGCAGCGACTACAGTATGAGGATGAGTAGTTGTAGTTCTATCAGCAGTGGTagcgaggatgaggaggaagaacaCGCAAGCTACATGGCAGATGATTGTAACTTAGAAGAGAGAAGAGCAGCCACCAAGTTTCTAGATTTTATGCCTGCTTTGGATTCATGGGTTCCAAGGAAACAGAacctggacctgctctgcacaaaGGAACAAAAGATCAATCCAACAAGTTTGAAGGTACCAAGGACTAATCAACGGGGCAGACAGGGCACTTATCAGCTCAACACTATAATGAAAGGTATAGCGTACCCACCATCTACAGACACTGTAACCGAAAATCCCCAGGACTTTCTCCTAGAG GCTAAGAGCAGCGGCCACCAGATCGTGGAGATCAGTGAGGATGAGGCCCGCAGGATCCTGAAATGGAATACTGTATTCTGCGAAGAAAAACCG gTTCCAAAACGGGCACTGAAAAAGCCCACGGGTGACCATGTAAGCTACCGAAGGAGAAAAACCCCCGTGGACAGACAACTGCTGCTTGCTGTTACGCCCTGGGTGGGCAATATCTTTCTTCCCATATTCACTCGCTACAGGTCACCTTGGGACAAGCCACTTAATG CGGATGTGATGAAAAAGAAGCTTTCTTCTGTGACGATCAGTAGCACACCTATGTTCGCACTGCTTATTCGG TTTTTTCAGATCAATGCCGGGGGTTGTCTACAAATGATCCAACTGAGGAAAGCTCAAGAATCCCAATTCATGAAAAACTTTAAACAGGGATCACATCGGAGGTCCACACCT GTCACGATGTCTCCGAGATCCATTTTAG CTTCACACACCATTAACGCATCAGATGTCCAAACCTCACCGCAGCCTGGTAGTTCCCGGCGCAGAGAACGGAGCTATGCACTCGCACCAAAGCCAAAGACTGTCTATGAGCTGCTGAAAGAGAAGAGAAGGCAGCAAGACATAGCCCATCGTACTCCCCAAAACACAGCCGCCACTTCTACAAGTGTCATAGTCTCTCCTCAAACAGTGGTGAACAGGCCCTCCATCCCTGCAGGACAGCAGCCCTCCCCGGTGCCATCAACCACTTTACACAATTCTGTGCCCTTTGTGACATTGCCAGCCCACCAGGCATTACCAACCAACAATATTATCAGCAACCAGATCTCCACAGCAAGCAGTGATCCTAATAAAAGGCAGCAAAACGATGCAGGAAAAGCTGTGACTAGTACCCAAAATGCAACAAGAAATCCATGTCATAGATTGCCATTTGTTGGTTCTCCTGGTACTGTGCAAGTCATGCCAGGCTCTCAAGTGGTGGCATCACCGCAAGTAGTGGTATCTCCTCGAGTGGTGGCAGCACCACAAGTATTTGTATCGCCTCAAGTGGTGGCATCACAACAACTGCCTGTACAGCTGCTTCAGAACGTAATGAACCCAGCCTCTACCACATGGATCCTTACACCCCAAGGATTGGTCCAAATACCAGTTCAAGCTTTGTTCCCTAACCTGTGCCAGCCAGTTGCAACCCGGATGCCTACTGTCTCCAGATTGTCCAATGTAAAAGCTGTTGACCCATCGAAAATTGCAGAATCTTCTAACAAGGTTCCTGAGACTCCAACTAGTCGCATTGTGAACCATTTGCCTGTGGGTAGTAGTGTGGCTACACAACTACAGAGTGTACAGGCTGCTAACCACCCTATACCTAGACCGTGCCCTACGCTTCCTCCCCCCAGTAAGGCAGCACAGTTAGCTCTCACCCCCAAAAAGTATCCTGTTGTCAAAATTGCAAAAGTGTTATCCACCAACAAACCTAAtacaggtacagggaatgtaGCGAATAGTGCCACCCCTGCCCCTTCTCAGCCCACCGGCGTCCGATCCCCTCCAAGCTGCAATGATAACAAAATAGACTTGAGCCTTGTGTCCTTAGAAGATGAAACCAGCATAAAAGACTGGATGCGGGGCAACGGCAATGGGGAAACGCAGAAGAGCAGCCTGGCTTATTTGCCTCCATCTTCTTGCACTCTGAAAACTTTTTCCAGGATCCTGTTGCAGAAGACGACCCTGGAAGAGAAAGCCTTAAAACTTGTGCCCCGTTCAGATAGTAGAGGTGAAGCGGAGCTCAATAGGAGGAAGGCGGTCTTGGACAATATGGTGGAGGAGAAACTTAAAGACAATCCGGCGTACAATCTTCTCAAGCAGCGGTTCCTCTCGGGGTTCACCTTCCCAGGATTACTGGCTGCTTTCCCACCACCAAAAAGTAAGCCCCCCATGCCTGTGACAAGGGTGGAGATCAAGGATGAAGAGAGAGAATTACACATGGGCGATCATGGAAGGCAAGCGGAGGACAATGCAGACGGCACAGCTCCAGGACCCAACGCACCAACACAACTAAACGAG GCCGAAGTATCGAATCCCGAAGCTCAGGTGACACCGATGGATGTTGAATGTGAAGTTGCTGGGAACAACAGGAGGCAACTCAGGAGGAGAATCGTGTACCACCGCAGCGAGACGTGA
- the SNAPC4 gene encoding snRNA-activating protein complex subunit 4 isoform X1, translated as MSVPDLDAVRDRIQREIEALERSLGTDISSIDVVLSGTSDGSDADDSESEDSLDEDLEGDEIVLDDGGHRAEICLQMNLVYQAVIQEKLQELELLISQNKVQQERLLWEIAGKRTELKSGKPYPANLAIGHFLKPYFKDKTSGLGPPANPEMMERSSYILKSFPELIIKKWRTTDNDDLTKAVLSDSLQRILQPKLLKLEYLQQKRDLAKSDLEKTILTKQIQDLEQEIDNINCLPEEKLLGQRTDDHDWEKISNVNLEGVHSAARLSKVWRNSLHPHVNKEPWGEEEIKKLQEIAEEHNFVNWEMIAEELGTNRTAFQCLQQFQTNNKDFKRKEFTKEEDEMLAHFVQRMRVGMHIPYRKISYFMEGREPMQLLHRWSKSLDPSLKKGHWSKEEDELLLKAVEKHGEKDWYKIRFEVPGRSDIQCRERYYKGLHKDIKKGKWSPEEEQKLILLTRKYGLGHWTKVGKEIKHRTGSQCLSKWKNMTGYFKGKKKPQRVNKAPNSASNPAPRKRPRKSTPHKRPLIKEEELSEEEDVSDISYESSSSTSESSGSDYSMRMSSCSSISSGSEDEEEEHASYMADDCNLEERRAATKFLDFMPALDSWVPRKQNLDLLCTKEQKINPTSLKVPRTNQRGRQGTYQLNTIMKGIAYPPSTDTVTENPQDFLLEAKSSGHQIVEISEDEARRILKWNTVFCEEKPVPKRALKKPTGDHVSYRRRKTPVDRQLLLAVTPWVGNIFLPIFTRYRSPWDKPLNADVMKKKLSSVTISSTPMFALLIRFFQINAGGCLQMIQLRKAQESQFMKNFKQGSHRRSTPVTMSPRSILASHTINASDVQTSPQPGSSRRRERSYALAPKPKTVYELLKEKRRQQDIAHRTPQNTAATSTSVIVSPQTVVNRPSIPAGQQPSPVPSTTLHNSVPFVTLPAHQALPTNNIISNQISTASSDPNKRQQNDAGKAVTSTQNATRNPCHRLPFVGSPGTVQVMPGSQVVASPQVVVSPRVVAAPQVFVSPQVVASQQLPVQLLQNVMNPASTTWILTPQGLVQIPVQALFPNLCQPVATRMPTVSRLSNVKAVDPSKIAESSNKVPETPTSRIVNHLPVGSSVATQLQSVQAANHPIPRPCPTLPPPSKAAQLALTPKKYPVVKIAKVLSTNKPNTGTGNVANSATPAPSQPTGVRSPPSCNDNKIDLSLVSLEDETSIKDWMRGNGNGETQKSSLAYLPPSSCTLKTFSRILLQKTTLEEKALKLVPRSDSRGEAELNRRKAVLDNMVEEKLKDNPAYNLLKQRFLSGFTFPGLLAAFPPPKSKPPMPVTRVEIKDEERELHMGDHGRQAEDNADGTAPGPNAPTQLNEAEVSNPEAQVTPMDVECEVAGNNRRQLRRRIVYHRSET; from the exons TTCAGCAG GAACGATTGCTCTGGGAAATTGCTGGAAAGAGAACTGAGCTCAAGAGCGGAAAACCTTACCCAGCAAATCTGGCCATTGGTCATTTCTTAAAGCCATATTTTAAAGACAAAACCAGTGGACTG GGGCCTCCTGCCAATCCAGAGATGATGGAGAGATCTTCTTATATTCTAAAATCATTCCCTGAACTAATCATTAAAAAAT GGAGGACTACAGACAATGATGATCTAACAAAAGCAGTTTTGAGCGACAGCTTACAGCGGATACTTCAACCCAAGTTACTAAA ACTGGAATATCTGCAGCAGAAGCGGGATCTCGCCAAAAGTGATTTGGAAAAAACCATCCTTACAAAGCAGATCCAGGACCTGGAGCAAGAAATAGACAACATCAA CTGCCTTCCAGAGGAAAAGCTTTTGGGACAGCGAACCGATGACCATGACTGGGAGAAGATTTCCAATGTCAAT cttgagggAGTTCACAGCGCAGCAAGACTGAGTAAAGTTTGGAGGAACAGCCTGCACCCTCATGTCAACAAGGAGCCTTGGGGagaagaagaaataaaaaaattgcaaGAAATTGCGGAAGAACACAATTTCGTTAACTGGGAAATGATAGCGGAGGAGCTcggg ACAAATAGAACGGCCTTCCAGTGTCTCCAACAGTTCCAGACCAACAATAAAGATTTCAAGAGGAAAGAGTTCACCAAGGAAGAAGATGAGATGCTGGCGCACTTTGTCCAGCGAATGAGAGTGGGGATGCACATACCCTACCGCAAGA TTTCCTATTTTATGGAAGGCAGAGAGCCCATGCAGCTGCTTCATCGCTGGTCAAAGTCTTTGGATCCTTCTCTTAAGAAAGGACACTGGAGCAAAGAAGAAGATGAG CTGTTATTAAAAGCTGTGGAAAAGCATGGAGAGAAAGACTGGTACAAAATACGATTTGAGGTACCTGGAAGGTCGGATATCCAATGTCGGGAAAG GTATTACAAGGGTCTTCACAAGGACATCAAAAAGGGCAAATGGAGCCCAGAAGAAGAACAAAAACTAATTCTGCTGACCAGAAAGTATGGTTTAG gTCATTGGACTAAGGTTGGCAAAGAGATAAAACACCGGACGGGCTCCCAGTGTCTGAGTAAATGGAAGAATATGACTGGTTACTTCAAG gggaaaaaaaaaccacaGAGAGTAAATAAAGCACCAAATTCAGCATCAAATCCAGCGCCTCGGAAAAGGCCACGAAAATCAACGCCACATAAGAGACCATTAATAAAAGAGGAGGAACTGAGTGAAGAAGAAGACGTCAGCGATATCAGCTATGAAAGTAGCAGCAGCACCTCGGAAAGCAGCGGCAGCGACTACAGTATGAGGATGAGTAGTTGTAGTTCTATCAGCAGTGGTagcgaggatgaggaggaagaacaCGCAAGCTACATGGCAGATGATTGTAACTTAGAAGAGAGAAGAGCAGCCACCAAGTTTCTAGATTTTATGCCTGCTTTGGATTCATGGGTTCCAAGGAAACAGAacctggacctgctctgcacaaaGGAACAAAAGATCAATCCAACAAGTTTGAAGGTACCAAGGACTAATCAACGGGGCAGACAGGGCACTTATCAGCTCAACACTATAATGAAAGGTATAGCGTACCCACCATCTACAGACACTGTAACCGAAAATCCCCAGGACTTTCTCCTAGAG GCTAAGAGCAGCGGCCACCAGATCGTGGAGATCAGTGAGGATGAGGCCCGCAGGATCCTGAAATGGAATACTGTATTCTGCGAAGAAAAACCG gTTCCAAAACGGGCACTGAAAAAGCCCACGGGTGACCATGTAAGCTACCGAAGGAGAAAAACCCCCGTGGACAGACAACTGCTGCTTGCTGTTACGCCCTGGGTGGGCAATATCTTTCTTCCCATATTCACTCGCTACAGGTCACCTTGGGACAAGCCACTTAATG CGGATGTGATGAAAAAGAAGCTTTCTTCTGTGACGATCAGTAGCACACCTATGTTCGCACTGCTTATTCGG TTTTTTCAGATCAATGCCGGGGGTTGTCTACAAATGATCCAACTGAGGAAAGCTCAAGAATCCCAATTCATGAAAAACTTTAAACAGGGATCACATCGGAGGTCCACACCT GTCACGATGTCTCCGAGATCCATTTTAG CTTCACACACCATTAACGCATCAGATGTCCAAACCTCACCGCAGCCTGGTAGTTCCCGGCGCAGAGAACGGAGCTATGCACTCGCACCAAAGCCAAAGACTGTCTATGAGCTGCTGAAAGAGAAGAGAAGGCAGCAAGACATAGCCCATCGTACTCCCCAAAACACAGCCGCCACTTCTACAAGTGTCATAGTCTCTCCTCAAACAGTGGTGAACAGGCCCTCCATCCCTGCAGGACAGCAGCCCTCCCCGGTGCCATCAACCACTTTACACAATTCTGTGCCCTTTGTGACATTGCCAGCCCACCAGGCATTACCAACCAACAATATTATCAGCAACCAGATCTCCACAGCAAGCAGTGATCCTAATAAAAGGCAGCAAAACGATGCAGGAAAAGCTGTGACTAGTACCCAAAATGCAACAAGAAATCCATGTCATAGATTGCCATTTGTTGGTTCTCCTGGTACTGTGCAAGTCATGCCAGGCTCTCAAGTGGTGGCATCACCGCAAGTAGTGGTATCTCCTCGAGTGGTGGCAGCACCACAAGTATTTGTATCGCCTCAAGTGGTGGCATCACAACAACTGCCTGTACAGCTGCTTCAGAACGTAATGAACCCAGCCTCTACCACATGGATCCTTACACCCCAAGGATTGGTCCAAATACCAGTTCAAGCTTTGTTCCCTAACCTGTGCCAGCCAGTTGCAACCCGGATGCCTACTGTCTCCAGATTGTCCAATGTAAAAGCTGTTGACCCATCGAAAATTGCAGAATCTTCTAACAAGGTTCCTGAGACTCCAACTAGTCGCATTGTGAACCATTTGCCTGTGGGTAGTAGTGTGGCTACACAACTACAGAGTGTACAGGCTGCTAACCACCCTATACCTAGACCGTGCCCTACGCTTCCTCCCCCCAGTAAGGCAGCACAGTTAGCTCTCACCCCCAAAAAGTATCCTGTTGTCAAAATTGCAAAAGTGTTATCCACCAACAAACCTAAtacaggtacagggaatgtaGCGAATAGTGCCACCCCTGCCCCTTCTCAGCCCACCGGCGTCCGATCCCCTCCAAGCTGCAATGATAACAAAATAGACTTGAGCCTTGTGTCCTTAGAAGATGAAACCAGCATAAAAGACTGGATGCGGGGCAACGGCAATGGGGAAACGCAGAAGAGCAGCCTGGCTTATTTGCCTCCATCTTCTTGCACTCTGAAAACTTTTTCCAGGATCCTGTTGCAGAAGACGACCCTGGAAGAGAAAGCCTTAAAACTTGTGCCCCGTTCAGATAGTAGAGGTGAAGCGGAGCTCAATAGGAGGAAGGCGGTCTTGGACAATATGGTGGAGGAGAAACTTAAAGACAATCCGGCGTACAATCTTCTCAAGCAGCGGTTCCTCTCGGGGTTCACCTTCCCAGGATTACTGGCTGCTTTCCCACCACCAAAAAGTAAGCCCCCCATGCCTGTGACAAGGGTGGAGATCAAGGATGAAGAGAGAGAATTACACATGGGCGATCATGGAAGGCAAGCGGAGGACAATGCAGACGGCACAGCTCCAGGACCCAACGCACCAACACAACTAAACGAG GCCGAAGTATCGAATCCCGAAGCTCAGGTGACACCGATGGATGTTGAATGTGAAGTTGCTGGGAACAACAGGAGGCAACTCAGGAGGAGAATCGTGTACCACCGCAGCGAGACGTGA